The sequence CACTTCCACCACTGACAATGCTTAATGTAATTACCTTTTTAGGTTTTTAAAAAGCTGGAAGCCTCCCCCTAATTTTTAACGTTAGATATCAACCTTCTTAGTATTCCTGTCTATTCACTATAAAcaatataatacaattttaaaaaataaaattacaaaagtaTGTCTGTTTTctaattaatttttgtaaaaatgtgtatagggttggcaatgtctgatacacaatgatgatGCAATGTTTCACTCATAATTACTGCAGGCATAAAACAAAAGAATACACAAGTATCATCAGCTAAACTTGAATTGGCTCAGTGATTTACTGTATATGCAATCAAATATTAGAATCACTGTCACTTGAGGGTGAATCTGTCAAAGGTGTCGTGTCAGCAATCAAAATACTGATTTTTAAGATGTTGAAAACgctagttttgagaatatggtTGAGATCACAAATATGAGGCAGATGCTGAATGAGCTCTAATGATAACAGTGATGATGGTAAAAAGCATCTGCTCAAATTGAACCTTTTCAAGTttcaaaaggtaacaaaatatgctttattttattcttttgtaactgttattaaaatataagcAGTTTTATAATATTGCAGCAGTTAAGCAATCCAtctgtgttagatatagatctgctagcattaaacactagaatatgtagtaataataataataataataataataataggaaaaacattaatgcatttaatgGTTAAAAGTCTTTTGTTCACTATCATCTTCAGATCAGGATGAGCATGAATGGCACACTGGAGAAGGGGGCTCATCACCAGACCCTCGACCTCTCTGAAGAGCTCCCAAACAACAGCCATCGCCACCATAACCATCACCCCAATTTCCAGCACACAAACTCCTTGGCCTCCACTGTGCCTGCCGGGACCCCAGTAGGAGGATCTGGAGTGGTTGTGCCTCCACCTTACTCTGCTGCGGAGGCTGGGGGAGGCGAAGCTCCGCTGGAGCTCCGGGGCTCTCTGGACTGCTGGGCGTGTTCAGTGCTGGTGACAGCGCAGAACCTGGTGATCGCAGCCATCAACGCCTGCCTGGCTGGGTTGGTTTTCGGGCTCATCCTCACTCCTGCTATTGTCATGGTGGTGTTTGGCTTTCTCTGTCATTCAACGGTGAGACTTGGGAGAAGTGCATCAAACTGGtcacaatttacaaaataatatgtgATTTATACAGAGTTTAAGAAAAGGCTGTTTTTGAATGATATGGCAGCAAATGATTTTGGACACGACAGTAAACATGCAGCTCAAAGTTGCTCATTTCACATGATGAGGACATTTACATATAGACACAGGAGCAAAAAACAGCTTGAAAATGGACAAAGCATAttcttattaaaatattttattttctttaagtaAATGTGCCTttaagagaaaaaattataattaaatagaaAGTATATTAGTCAAGTTTTCACACATAAAAAAGAAACTACTCAGTAAAATGCTTCAAAGATCATAAATATACAACATGATATACAATACTGCATATTAAACATAATATAGTTACACAACCAGTAGAgcccagagagagcagttaaCAGGTGTAGATAtgaaacagtcttttcaaccactaAATATCATTATTTGTCACAGTTATTcatattatcacagaagtactgggaaaAATGTTTATAGCTTGAATATAAGCACTGATGCCTATGgtagtgatcaaaatagaggaaatcaccttttgaaagtaactttatGCTTCAAATACAGATAGTATCAATTACATTGTTATACCAGTAAGTGGTGAAAATagactgttaaaaaaatgtgccattgaatcatttaagggattcattcaaaaatgctgattcatccagtagtgaagtgtttatgagtgagtcattgaatcattcgttcaaaccaaattttttaaataattcaacaGTGAATAATTCActgttttgtttagttgtctattcagaatttTTAGAGAATTGTGATCTctagttaaagctgcagtccataagtttctccatctctgtttgaaacctgcgattgcagttatttgcggaattatcatcgttacgtgggttgtgcctcGGCGCGGCTCCTCAGTGCGgattaatctaatgtttgctgtcattCAGCACATCGGTCtggatactgtactttgaaatcacagattctacatccttgaaatatgaccaaaataagaatttgtataagaaaataagaaaatgtcatctgaacaagtaagtaacatgtctgccacttttgttctgactataactgaggaaaaaagcattacaataaatcgtgctgccaatggtgattaaatctaatgatcgcttagctcggatcatgtcaAACTGTGcgaattattattactgttatactttgttctcaaatgttaacaacatcagcattgcgtgactatgtgtatttagtgtgtattagaaatcctgtagatttcaatttctgtagccactcacagtccgaagtcttttgcttttgactacgagtgaatctccagttgtcactgatgattgtcatttggacctttctggattacaatccaccatcaaaatgacaagtttaattactgcagctgctgtgagaaaaggctataaatgatccgccaccAGCAGCATCACATGCcgtatagcctactagctgggactcattctttatgtaaacagacgtgacgtaatgatgcaaagacgaatggctgcatgctcgaatttcccgcggaaacccaccagtactgattttattataaaacattattacaagcttaccgttgtgaatcgggctaaggtaaggagatagttttgaacactggctggttatgtacttgctaaaaaaatgattttggataatttgtAACCAAataaagttacggactgcagctttaaaaaaaaacaaaaaaaacaaaaacaaatcatgaTTCTTAACATATCCAGGATACAGCTCTAACAAGCAATATTTAGAACAGAGTATGGAGTGGAAAGTTaacttataataataaatataatactaatcaagtaattaaaaaaaaagcttcatttaTATCACATTTTAGCTTGATTGCACAAAGTGCCAAAAACACTCTATAAAAGAAAACACggtgacaaaaacaaaagtaaaaagcAGGTCTATACAAATGAGTTTTTAAATGGGATTTAAAGAAAAGACAGATTCTGCAGATCTAATATCAATGTGAAAACTATTTTATAATAGCGGAGCATTCACTGCAAATGCTCGATCAACTttggttttatatttatatcttGAAACAGCCAACAGCTAATTAAAAAAGATCTAACGGATGAAACCATTCATAAGCTCATAAATGTTCTGCAAAATACTCAGGCACCAATCAATGTAGTGCTTTATATGCAAGCAATAAGAACTTAAAATTAGCCCTAAAATGAATTGGCACCCAAAGAAGCTAAAACTTAAAGTAAAAGAGTAAAAGACCTTGTGTCGAAAGTCTGCCAGCAGAAttttaaacaaattgtaaacGTGATGAAGTGTGTTGATTTAAAGTAGAAAACAGGGCATTGCGTTAATCAAACTGAGATGAAGTCAGAGCCATTTAACAACAGTCATTTATGCTTAAAGCATATTGAAAGTTTGGTACTAAAAAGACAAACAGTGTAGCTGCACTAAAAGAATGTCCTTTGTAATCTGGGAAAAAAGACTTGGAATAAAAGCTAATCATGATTCAGAGATATTCTTCTAGGGATTTATGGGATTTTGGCCTTTGTTTCTCTTTGATTCACCAAGTAATCTCTTAATCTTGGGCATTTCTCAGCAGTTTGAGTGCAGGAGTATTAGCAGGGGCAGGTCAGGAGTTTGGAGGATGACGTCAGATGAGAAGTGTTTCAAGACAGGAGTGGATTACTGgagcttttaaaaaaagaaaagttctcTCACAAAGTTGTATAGTGTCTACCCTAGGCATTCTTGCACTATGACCCACAGAGTAGATGATCTACTGCTTCTCTACCATTCCAGCTCTGATCATTTTTGTCAAAAGACCCACTTCTAGTTGTACCAAATACAATCTCTCTCAAACAGAATTTACTACAGAATTAACAGACAAGATTCTACAGACCCTCCATCCCACATGCTCTTTGTCCCTTCCTAGAAGAAAACAGCTTAAGCTGTCGTCATATAGCGCCTATGGGTCAGTAAGGGTCAACGTGTGTAAATAAAGGCTGAATTCTTCCAACCTCTCCAATTACCAGACCTTTAAGGTCCAAGATCAATGGCCATTCAGACCAATTAGTCCCTATGTGAAACCACATATGAACGAGAGGTAAACTCAAAGATCCGTAAGGAACAGCAGACCACCGTGGTATTTCATGGAGTGAATAGTCTGCCACGTCACATAAGCAGTCAACTCCTCAGGAGTCTGTCAAAGACACATAATAGGTTAATCGAAGAGGATAATTGAGACAATTTGTATTGTGAAAAGAGCTACACAAATCAACATGAATTAAGGTGCAGTAaacgatttctgagaaacactgttgaatagCATCTTGGTTCtgtaaaacagcaaaaaaacagTATTGCTCATGGATCGAGCAGAAACAACGCAACCTCTGCGTTGTTTAAGGCCTGAACAGCTTTTCCAATATTAGCACATGTCCTAACTCTTGCTTGATCGTAACTTTTCTTATTACAGTTATTTATCTTTTCCTCTTTGGTACAGTcatctttctacagtctttctacAAATGTCCCTCCAGCTCACTCATTTGAAAGCACATGAAAGTGTTTGAAAGTGTTCTGGAagtgggagcgtttgaaagcaggccgGTCCGCTCATAGACAAGCGCTCAGTGAAGAGcatcattgatgtctatttacaacatgttttcgATGGGTttatcattgtagccaatcacagacatatctgataagcgtgtgaacacaaaggccaatcagaaGTGTCTACAAATCCattcaacagcgctcaaagcatcacattttttaaatttcagtgcTGACTTGGAATCGcggttggtacttttgacaacactagctATATAGTGTTTTGGTGATCAGTCCGATCCACTTTTTTTCTCCTGTTTAGACAGCCAAACTAGgtataaacacaaattttcagcacacaaaaaaacaaaaaattaagcaaatattcacaaaattgtTTGTTTAAGTGTTGATGTACAttttcaacagcgtttctcagaaaacgcttactgcacctttaagtacaaCTATCCAGTGGTGTGTTTCCCAAACGAATTATGGTCGCAatttccgtcgttaccaatagagttcaatgggacacGCATTGTCGGGAAACGCATCCCAGATTTGTTTTTCGCTGTGAACTTTACAAGCATCTCCTTGAGTGAAGAAACCTGTCAGAGTGAGAATGTGCAGCTCCAAACACAGATGGGCTTTATCAGTTTCTCCCCCTCCTACTCAGTTTACTCAGTCGCtcttttttgctgcttaacTCTGCTTCCCTCCATCTCACAGGGGGATAGTTAAAGAATGTGGGGGTCAGTTTCATCCCTCAATCTCTTTCCTTCTGTGCAATGCTATTAAACCAAAGAATTAtcattgaaaattaaaatgtgataTCTGTCTGAACATTTACTATTATTGTAGCTTCAGGCAGGTTGATGCACCATCCAAGGATAAATATGCAACATACTCATGAAAAAAGCACATTCACTGAGATTTATAGCAGCGCAAAGCAGCtcaaagaaagaaaaggaaaaaaaaaaaatctttaaagtgcccctattatgctttttcgaatATTGTTTTCATACAGTGTGAAATATAGCGgtttgtaaaaggtctgaaaaattttaaagatcaaagtgcaagACAAAAAGTTATTATCTCTTAAAAGAATTaattctgaactgctgaaacaAGTCATCAGTAATCCCAGTCTCACTTTCTGTTACAAATCTACATAATAATGTAAGAAATCCAGGGACATCCTCCTCAGCAATGCCTACACACATTCCACCACTTATCCTTAACCCCACACAGGTCCACACCAGTCAATTGTCTCTCTTTTCAGGTGCGCCCTCACGGCTCGTCACCATACTGTTCGGACCTACTGAATGACGGCGGTTGTGTGGCTCTGCTGGTTGTGGGTTTCTTGCTTGTGACTCCACTCTTGGTTCTGGCCTTGGCTGCGTACTGTCGGCTTGCTCGTCACCTTCAGCTGGGTCTGTGTTTTATTCCATACAGCCGTGCCGTCTACAAGAACCTTCCAGTTACCCAGCACCGCGGCTTGGCAGGTGGCTGCTGTGGACAGCAATCTGGGAAAAGAGAAGGGAAGGGAAAGGTGTGGGTATAGAGGGAAAGGACTACACTACTGTAGTACTGGAGATATGGAAAGTTGTGAAAGAACACATTACACATTGCAGACCTAAAAATCCCCacataaaactatttaaatacatatcAGACAGAAAGAAATAAGGAATTCTTACTCACTGATTAACATGTTTTATAGCCAGGCACACTATGTTCGTCAATTTGTTATAACACAatcaattaaaacatttttaatttcagtagCTACTTGACATTTATAATCAAATTCAAATATCCAAAAATGTTGTGTATGTATTCCATGTATAACAAACACTATTCACCTCATACAACAAACACACATGTATTAAGACattgtcaaaaatattttgttatatattttcttATAACATGTACAGTGTGGTGTATTTTCTCTTTTCcttaaatgttacattaaatacAAATCAAATACAGTAATTTCACAAATTTGATGGCTCGTGTGTtattttttcacaaaatgtaaaaataccgTAGTATAGGGTGACTAAACGTCCTGTTTTCCCAGGACATGTCCTGTTTTCACGTCCTGTCCTGGCCGTCCTGgttgtttttttataaagtgatgaaaatgtcctggttttcattgtttttcattgggCCATTAAATTGACCGGTGTTACGAGATTTTCAGTTTCTGAGATTTTCAGTTTCCGAAGGCTGAGCATACATGAATATTAACGAGttaatattcatatattaataATGCACGTGCAACTGAGAATATTAGTTCAGATTGTATCTCAAGACATtagtggattattccataaaggtaatTATATTCTCAGCGTCGTGGCTGACTTATGcctaaactacagttgtttacttCTAGGTAACAGTTTATATGTTTTCATATGCACGATTTGTGCAGTCGTCTGTAACTGAAAACAGATACTTCGTGTAACAGCAGAGCAACCTTCAGCTATCGTCTACTATGAGTTCAGCTCGTTGTGCTCTTCCTTTGTACCTTGCGATGTAACAGCTGACAGgcctatataattttttttttataactttcaTGCTTATTTGTTAAGTAACAAAAACCTGCTGGGAAAGATCagctctacagcaaaatatagatGGGCAAAtgaggaggatgaggaagaaaaacagtaagaagaagaggaaaacgaggatgaagaagaaaactaaaaatattttttgttagtttttgtaagtttgtgagatctatttctgttaaatttggattgctaatatagcagaggttttttttttttagttaatttattatttttctaatacagaagagacattatttatatcattattGAATGCgttattttttaaacttgtcataataaaacatgttgagtAACCTCTGAGAAGCCTATTTGAATTTGAGTCTTTGGTTAtagatagtattttgtaatataacaattCATTATCCATACAGAGGAGGCATAGGCctactttaaatgtattgaaattaTAAGGCATCTTTGAGTAAACTTCGAGTATCATTTGAGTATCTCATTGCCGGGCCGAGTGTCCTGGTTTTCGGTAATCAAAATATGGTCACCCTACTGTAGTATCTCTTCTGACCCCTTGGGTCTATAGCCTGGTTTctcagacagggcttagattaagccaggagtAGGCCTttgttcaattagggcatttcagtagcttttataaacgtgccttaaaaaaaaacattactggtgtgcatcttgagacaaaacaatgaagatatatcagtgcaagctcagacatgcattTTAGATGAAGGATAATTCACTTCTTACCACCAAGACTGTGTTCTATACGACcttattaattttattgtgAGTATTAGGCTTATAATTATTGATGATCACTGTTGTCGTGCTAtgaaattgtaatatttaccattatataatcagaggagtATAGAAAAGTTTATGAATGTGTCACTCCaaaatacaatagcaaaatatataaataggcTATGTATAGTacttttatgttacattaatacccattgtgcgagctgtctTTTTAATACCGCGTGGTTTAATATACATGTTGTTGCTGATTGGgttgacatttttgacacaccaaccaaacaagagaaaacgtatctcaaacccCGTTGCACACCGTatccaggaaacatgtcgttcaacccggaaacCGTAGCAAAACGTAGCGCactggtttgagcttgaactTGCCCCTGGATAGCAACTGAAATTTGTGCAAAAGGCCACAGGGGTACAAATGTCAATGTGTATTCAGGACAAACACAACTGAGTTGCTTGACTATATACAATTTATggaaaataaatcacttctgcTTTCATATATAATATGGACTATGAGttaaatcattttcataatGAATGATAGTTCTACagagaacattaaaaaatgtcagCTTGCCACGAGAGAAAATAAAATACGTACAGCGCCCTCTAGTGATAAAAACACAGAATGACAAAAATACAAGCACAATTGTGAAAGTTTACGAAGGCCGAAACAAAAGAATCATACTGgactcaataaataaataaataaataaaattattatcataAAGAGTTCACATTTGTAATGAAGCATTtgctattaaatttatatatatatatatatatatatatatatatatatatatatatatatatatatatatatatatatatatatatatatatatatatatttttttttttttttttttatatacattttatacattttatagcctatatattatattttaacattttattttaattaaaaccaACAATCACAACAAATGTAATGTGTCAAAATCCTTCAAAAAGTTGAAGTTGAGTTGAAACGAATCTTCATACAGACAAACACAAATCTATAACTGGCTGCTGAAGCACATAACTAATTATATTACATGTCTTTTGAGAGCAACGAGAAATACAAGACGACGCAATAACGCATTGACAAGATAGCTGTCATGTGAAGCTCCAAGCTTTTGAATCTCATTCAATTCTGTTATTTATCCAATAAATcaagggggagagagagagagagagagagagagagagagagagagagagagagagaaaggaacgCAGTCCCACTACCAGAAATTATGCGGTCGAGATTACGGCAATGCCCGCTGTAGACAGTTGCGGTCAATCATTGGCCGAGAGTCTACAGTGTCTACAATAACTGTAGACTCCTGGCCAATCGGAAGGCCGCATCGTCTACAATTTCGCCCGACTTCTGGACCGGTGTTCTGAAATATTCGTTGACACTGGGCGGAGCTTATGAATATTCACGAGTTTCCTGTTTTGTGTTAAAGTGCCACTGAaaaattttgtgcaaaaactaGTATGGGCTACAactgttttgatttgattttcttTTAGTTTATTTGATAAGATAACTTGTATAAATGTGTCTGTGGTGCAGGCCCGGCGCCACGAGGGGGCAAAAGGTGATTGCCGTCCCCATTCACCCGAtcgattttaactttttaacacGTACGATAACACCGTTGTGATGAGAACTTAAATGCACCACGCCTAATTTCAAACCTGCTTTCCCGCTGctggcgctgagccagagatTGACGCGCTCAGTgcatttcatatttcacaattattcagtgttttcaaccaataataataatgatccTTGCAATAATAATCCTTTCAATTATAATTTGACGACGTTTTTATATCATTGtatgaaacaataaagtttactctcttctcccagttcaccagccacttacgttTATGTATTTCGGGGAAAATGGATGAATTTACGTGATGTAAATCCGACTGATTCTctgttttatcaactaacatgatcattataaaaggtgtttaaacaacaaaacacattccCTTCCACATATTAGACAATCGgaatatatataattcatgatatagttaacaagtttgtgaatgtttgaagtaaaaaaggaaaaaagaaataCGCGATACCTGTCATAGTGTAGCTGCATAACGCGTCGCCAaggaatttaaaataatgtttttaaacagGGTTTCCAAACGGGGGTTCGCGAGGGAACTGCAAGTTGATgaagcaattaattaaattataattaaatcattaaaaatcaaacaaataggTCGAACGAGAACGAGAGTCGCAGCACACATCAGCAGCATAAGTCAGATTTCACCTTACTTCGCCCATTTCGCCTCACCACCAGGGGCGTAGTTTGCGGGGGGGATGTAaccccccccaatattcaaatccatcagttacaGCTGTCTGTTTTGTTACTTCATTTTTCAATAGTTATCAGtgacaaaagtattcacatcggtgtttgttttcttccttaATTAATCTGACTTTTGAACGAATTGGCTTGAATGAACGATTTATAAGTAGCTCACTCATTAAAACGTCGAATctctgccacctactggcggtttcaatatttaacattttctttctttttagaatcactccgttatgttagaatttgatgaatggttatagataaattacataaagttatgatagatagatagatagatagatagatagatagatagatagatagatagatagatagatagatagatagatagatagaaataaattatccaataatgctacacataaaacagattttttttttttattaaaaaaaataataacaggcAGCATACCAACGCTCAACCCCCccaatgttgaaaccaaatctacgcccttgcTCACCACTGACAAGATGATGGAGGAACATTTGGTTTCAAAGAGAAATGTAAAAGCGTGTATTTAAGCGAGTTTGTCATTGAttgtactgttttgttgttgtgtttttcattaagaataatGAACCAATCATTAAAATGCGTTCACGGGCGTTCATAACGGTGCGTCCACTGGCGCGGAGCCGTTGATGCCCGTGCGGCCATGAGCAttatactttcacttttgaattgACGATTTAAAGCCCCCTCCGTGTCACACGTCAATTAACAGGTAGGAAAATTTTCTCACCGTCACACTCACATCCCTAGTTCAACCACGCAACACAACCCTAAACCTTCTTTATCTttttctgcaaaacacacaTGCTCTACATGAATAGAAACATGAGACATTAGCTTCCCTGCAGCACTTTCACAAGGTTTTGAATTTCAAGTGGCTAAATTGATCAactacaaaaataaaagttactAATGCGGGTTTTATTTACATGGATAAGACATAATTGGCAAAAGTATGAGTAATATTATCGTTATGTGGATAATTAGACATATACACTGCTGTGATTGTTCTGTCATTTCTTAATTGCTTGCTCAGTTGGTaaataatttgtattaaatcCTAAAGtgaagtgttatttttttcatattaggAAACATTCtcaatcttttttttcccacaaaatgatgcatttcattgtc is a genomic window of Megalobrama amblycephala isolate DHTTF-2021 linkage group LG3, ASM1881202v1, whole genome shotgun sequence containing:
- the tmem88b gene encoding transmembrane protein 88 b; this encodes MSMNGTLEKGAHHQTLDLSEELPNNSHRHHNHHPNFQHTNSLASTVPAGTPVGGSGVVVPPPYSAAEAGGGEAPLELRGSLDCWACSVLVTAQNLVIAAINACLAGLVFGLILTPAIVMVVFGFLCHSTVRPHGSSPYCSDLLNDGGCVALLVVGFLLVTPLLVLALAAYCRLARHLQLGLCFIPYSRAVYKNLPVTQHRGLAGGCCGQQSGKREGKGKVWV